ATATCCTCGGGGAGATACCGGTATGTATACCAAAGAGGTAAATAAAAGAATACAAGAATGGCAAGCTCTCTCGCTAGGATTCAAAGATTCTATGCTTCCAACATGCAACCGTGAGATTCTCACCCAGAGAAAATGTGACTGCAAAGATGGATCAAAATCAGTTCCAAACGCAAGAAGGGGAATGTCCCAGTCCGCATCCCATCTTAGACCGCCGGTATCTTTCCTCCCGACGTGCCGGCGACGACGAGGTTGCAGGATTCCCATCACCCTTCCACCGTGTTGGTGATGCCGACCCCGCCCCCCGCGCACTAGTTGATCACGGCCAAGAAAACACGGCCGCCCGGGGGAGGCCGCGTTTGGAACCTTCGCTAACCCTCCTGTCACCGCATCGCCTGCGCCCACATGAACCTGCCGCAACTTGCAAGGAATTCGATTAGTTTACGCAGCCACTACAACTGCGCGCGGTTCGTCGCCGTCGATCCCAGCCATCCGTCACGCCCGCGCCGAGCCATCCACGGACCGGCCGGCGTCTGCGTTGAGCTGGGAGGAGATGCAAAGCTGGAAGCCTGGAAGCAAGGGAGCGGGAGTGCGGTGCCCAGGGTTGGAACGCCGTCTTCCAACCTTGACGAACCTGGGGCCCCATGAATCATGAAAGCGACCATCGGCTTCACCGGATCGTGCCGCCCGAGCAAACTTCGAAACGGATCCACGTGCCGTATAAAAATGGCGTCGTAGACACTACTCGATGCTAACGGTTTCATATCAGGGCAGCGCCGCGCGCCGGCTGCTTTCAGCTCGATCCGGAAGGTTCCGGGATGAAGAGACAGTGGAGCCACCCGTCGGTCGCGCTCCCGCTGCTCGTCGCGCTGCTCTTGCTGCTCACGTTCCGGTGCTCCCTGCGCCACGCCCAGGCTCCTAGCCGCGGCGCCAACGCGGGGGGCTACGGCGTCGACGCCACGCTCGCGGAGCTGGCGGCCGTGGACccggcggcgtcggcggtgCTGCGGGACGCCGAGGCGCTGCTGGAGGGGAACCTGACGCGGGCGCCCCCGGAGCACCGTGACGCCGCGGTGCGCGGCCTGCGCGGCTGGCTCGGCGCGCAGCGGTTCGACCCCTGCGTGATGGCGGAGCTCGTCGACCTCATCAAGCGGCCTATCGACCGGTacgccggggcggcgcgggagcgggGCGAGGGCCGCCGGCCGTACGCGTCGTGCGCCGTGGTGGGCAACAGCGGCGTCCTGCTGGCGCGGGAGCACGGCGCGCTCATCGACGGCCACGACCTGGTGGTCCGGCTCAACAACGCGCCCGCGGGGGAGGAGGGCAGCTGGCTCGCGCGCCACGTGGGCGCCCGGACCGGTCTCGCGTTCCTCAACAGCAACGTGCTGAGCCggtgcgcggcgcgcggcggctgcCAGCACTGCCGCGCCTACGGCGACCGCGTGCCCATCCTCACGTACATGTGCAGCGCCGCGCACTTCGTGGAGCACGCGGTGTGCAGCGCCCCGGcagccggagcggcggcggcggcgccggtgatTGTGACGGACCCGCGGCTGGACGCGCTGTGCGCGCGGCTGGTCAAGTACTACTCGCTGCGCCGGTTCGTGCGGGAgacggggcggccggcggcggagtggggcgcgcggcacgaggagggCATGTTCCACTACTCGTCGGGGATGCAGGCGGTGGTGGCCGCCGCGGGGGTGTGCGAGCGGGTGTCCGTGTTCGGGTTCGGCAAGGACCCCGGCGCGAggcaccactaccacacgctgcagCGGGGCGAGCTGGACCTGCACGACTACGAGGCCGAGTACGAGTTCTACCGGGACCTCGAGGCGCGGCCGGAGGCGATACCCTTCCTACGGGACTCCGGCTTCAGGCTGCCACCGGTGGTGGTCTACCAATGACCATGATGATACAACGGGCGCGTCGGTGGAATGTCCAACAAGCGAGGGTGACAGTTCTGTACCTAGAGACGTTTTTGCTGCTAATAGCTAGTCAAGCATATACTGTAGTTCTTAGGTAACGCATACACGATCGCAAAAAAAAAGTAACATATACACGTTTTTTTGTTGGAAGGAGATACATGGACCTAAATTGGGACGATAGGTTTCGTAGCGATATGCATGTTTTCTCTTTGAATTGAAGTGATACCAATTGATATCCAAGTTTATGGAAAATGGATAGCCCTTGTTATCCGGTTTTATAGTTACTAGATTCGTGCCGTATGTTGCTACGGGCGGTAAAAAAATATCACATCAATACATAAAGTATGGACAACAAATGATATTTTTCAAATCCATTAATATTCACACGCAAACATTCACATAATACTTGTCCTTTCATAGCCTTACACAACCCATACCGCTTCTTGTTGCTGACAACAATCCTAAACATTGTGCTAAAGATACTCGTCCTAAAGTGAAAGCAATCCTAAACAACTGAAGTGTCTTCCTACCTGAATCTCAGCATCCAAAGATACGTTTTGAGATATTGTAGCAAGATTACGATTCTTTACATTCTTGAAGGAAACATTGTGCCTTGAAGCATCCAAAAGCACATACAGTAACTAATGTTCCCTACTCCCACCAACTTCTTGAGCTCACCAATCTTCATCGATTTCAATCAAGAATTCACATACCAACCACACCAACAGCACCAAAATTTTTTTAAGGCACATGCAAGTATATATGCATGCTGGCTGCAAAGACTTTCCTTGATTGGGATTATGGAGTCGATGCAGTGCTGACACTTTTGATCATTTACAAATCCTAATTATTTTTTCTGATTTCTATTTATGTGTACAAATTACAGAGTATAGACATATGAAGAACTAACCTAGGAAAGGAAAAGCTTGCCTACCCCATTTATCTGTTGCCTATACTTGAGTAAAAATTCTAATCACTGCCAGTGATGCTTGATTCATTTCTTTTTTTAAATAAGTGTTAATAAGTAGAAGCATCATTACTCTATAGGGGAAAAAGTATTTAACATCACAAAATTTTACACGTACTAAAGCTAGCATTTCTAATTTATATTTCAGTTTAACTTTAATACCTGCAAATATCAGTAAACCTACAAGGCAAGATAATGATATATCAAAACTAATTACTTTGAATAACTGCAAATAACCACCACGGACAATGTTGAGACCAGACGACAAGAAACTACGTAAGTACAGAAGGCCAATAAGGCAATATAATTACCTTTGCTCTGGTGCCTCTTCCCCTTCAAACCGCATCCTGAATCTCATCCCAATAGAATAATTGTTCTTTAATGACTCCATATACTGATCATATGGTATGATGACCTGAGGGGCTCGTCCTAATATTGACATTTAGAGATCCGACACAGGGTTTACTATCTTTAGTTAGAACAAATTGAAAGTTGCAATTTCATGCAAGATAACTAAGATAAATCAGTATATTTGTCTCTGAAATGTAATCAGCTTGTCGCAGACATGTCAGCATACCTAGGTTTGGATTGTAGTATGCAGTGAACATGGATTTAGTGTTGATGGCATGCCATGCAGTTGCAAGGACTTCGAGGTGCATGCTTTGGCTAGATATGACTGAAGAAGTTACGTTAGACAACTGCCTTATAGCCCACCTAACACCAACTCGAAGTTCACCATTTTCTCCTCTGCAGAAGGCACAACAGAAAGTTAGCACCGGATTGGAGAATTGCTGTCATGCTGGATGGGCAGGAAACAGCAACAGACCTGAGGAAAATGAAGGCGTCCCCAGCAACAAGCCTTTTAGAACTTTAATAGGCTGCAAATATCCATATTACTAAATAAATATGTCCATAATGATTCATGGGATTTGGTCTACATAATTACCCAAATATGTCCATAACGATTCAACACAAGAGTCATTCTTCTCCTTTTCATCCAATAATACACCATCACATGCAGATAGGCCAAGAGAAGCTTTTTAAGTCGGTACCACGGAGTTCACTTCAGAAGTCCACGTCTGAATGAGAATAACAAATGCAAAACACTAAGCTTCAAGAGCTGAACTTTTTTGACTATATATTACTGCCATGTCATATAGTCCAGTCTGGAAATAAAAACATCTACTTAATAAGAAAAGGGAAATCAGAGTATTTTTTACAATCAAACTCCAGCATTATTGAGTGAGTTGGTACGATGTTGAACCTTCTAAACATCTTAATGTTCTAAAAATCTGAGCAACCAATTAGGTGATGTGCCTtcgaatcaaaatagaaattcATTTACAGTTATTGAGATTTAATTCGCCACAACCTGTGTATGTATGCCTCCTGACAACATCTCTCTTGCTCGAGCAAGAACCAAGCAATATCTAAACAGAACATAGTAACCAAAATGGAGATTTTATTAGTCAGGAAAAACATCCACTCAGTAGTACTCTGCCTTTAAACAAAAAACAAGCAGTCAAAATTGTTTTTCGGATACCTTTCGTATTGTTTTTCAGATATCAAAATTTTCAAAagaccttttttttcttttagtaGATTGAAGCACCGTCAACCCAACCCATCTAGCATGCCcaaacaaaataatatttttcaTCATACTAATTCTCTTTTATCAGCTAGATCAACTTTTCATTATATGACTACACATGTAGTTCTGCCACCATGATTGCTACCACCCTGATGTATCAATGTTCATTATATTTCAGCAAGGAGTGAAGAATAGAATATTATTATACTCTGTAACCATGGCTCTCCCCCTATCAACCCAATAGATGCAAATTAGTTCAGAATGGAGGTACATTGCACAGAACAGTTTCAGCCATAGAGATGTGGCTACAGTCATAGCCGCATCAATATTGGATACAAAAGACAGAAAAGGAAACCTGGTACCATTCTGTTGTAACCATGAATCCGCCAAATGTGTCAATAAACAATAACGGAGTACAAAGGTTCGCACGGCCTCACCTATTCATGCTAATAAAGTCAGCGAGCATAAATTGGGAATCTTGATAGCATCTATATGCCATATACAGAACTATTTGGTTATTTTCAAGAAGGTGATCCTTCCAAGTTATGCAGAATGACTGTATCGACAAAGTTAATAGTATTTACTAACCTACATGTGAAGCTCCTACTGCAGTGCTGCTACAAGATGCATCACTGAATTAAATTTGAATGATGGAATAATGTTAACTATTAAAAGGATCTAGACAGGAAACACATTTTCAATGATTAAATCAAATATATTTTAGCAAGTCTGTATAAAAGAATTTAACTGGAATGAGCAAAGGAAGAGAGACGGAATAAAATAAATCATTTTGCTTTGAAACGGCAATGGAAGATACTCCAGCTGCTAAAGAAGGAAATACCTTTTCAGATTCGTGCTTGTTGGGagcttgtttttgaaaaagagCACAGTGATACTATCCTCAGCTGCTCTTGTTAATCTGTAAGATAGTCAACAACCAATTTTTCAATGGAAATGTCTATAAACTGACTTGGTTTTCCTGTAACTTTTGAATAATGTCAATCTAAGGGTCATATAAATGGACAACACGTATAAGAAATAACATTGTGAGCCTATCTACATTAACCACCATGAGTAATTATCATTCTAGTTTTAGGAATATCAATACTAACAAAATGACAAGGGCAACAACCATGAGTTAAAAATGACATAAGTTTCTACGTGCTCCAGACTGGCAAACTTGCTTTTAAACATGCATTGTGATGTGTGTCATATATCTATTTACTATTTAATTAAAAGAGAAAAACAAGGAAGTTTGTTCATCTAAACGTGCAGCGCGCTTCAACTAAAACAGATCAAGCAAACATACCGAAAGTTTCAGCAAGGCATTGCTGCAAACACCTTGCCTGCTTTATATAGTCCAGCAAAGCATAATTAGAATTGGCACCTGCAACCATGCGAAGACAACCATGTCACCTTCATTATGATAGTCTGGTGTCCTCCTTGGTTTTCTCCATCAACGCCATGATGTCAAGTTTGACAAGTCTGAAGGATACCATTTTGATAAGAGGTTGCTGATTTAGAAATTAATCTAAAGAACAACAATCCAAAATATAGTGACCATACGCATCAAAAGGGGCAGAGGTTTGAGCCAAATTGTATCGCAATCATGTTAACAAAACACTAAGGACGTAGAAAAAAAGGGAGGGGTCTTTACCATTCCAGGGCCCTTGCCACATGCCTCGCCACGCACCGAAATAATCATTGCACCTTACAAGGGCATACAAATGCCAAGCAACCAGCTAATCGCAACACCTGTGCACCGAATCACACGTTCTCAGCCTACACCCACTGGTTAGGTAGCAGCTCGTCCAGCAACTGCAAGGGATGAGGAACTTCATCAGGTTACTACATTGCTCTGAGATCAGTCACCTTCTCCTCCATTACATAATATAAGGTAATGAAGCATATATGTCTGGAAATTTCTATGAATCGCTTATAAAGACAAAAAGTATACAGATATATACAATTCGAGAACTCTAATAATCTATAATTCTGGATCAAAAGTGCCTAGTGATTATCAAGATCACGATGGTTCCCTAATGAACTTCTTAACTCAATATCATCAGGGTTATGTTCAGGCTTTTTCCTCCTTGATGTTGAATCTAAAGAAATCTAAAGAGCAATACAAATACTGACTGAGAGGTTACTAATCACTATTATATTCGTAAGATTTTACATGAAAAACGGATCTTGTACTTCAAATAAAGGCCCGCACTGGAATTTACATAGGTTACAAAAGGACAACTCTTTGACAAGAAAACAATATTCGTGAGCCTATCCTTCCTTGCAAGCAAATGCAGACTTTGTAGTGATGCCCTTGTAAGGGTGACAATTGAATAAGAAAGCCAACCAAATTGTATGATTTAACAAACCCACTCAAACACTCCCAATCAAATCCTAGTAGATTCTGAAATAGAATAATATATTTTCACATCCGAAATCTCCTTACAGATGTAAACCGTATAGATCTTTCAGAGTATCCACTTCCACTTGACAGAGCATCAATGTTGCCCACGAGAGATGCACAAATAAATAAACAATTACGATCGAGCATTAACAAATTTGGAAACTGCACCAAACCTGAGGCGCCGCCACGGAGCTTCTCGGCTCACTTGGAGAACCCTAGGTCGCTGTCACCGGAGCCGTCCTTGCCGATCTCTGCGCACCACACGAGCATAAAAAACCATCAACTCCCCCTCCCCATTCCCGAACCATAAATGGCACGAATTGAAATCCCGCCGTGCGATTACCGTGGACGAGGAAGGGGTTGCGCGGGGAGCACGCGAGCCCGGCGTGAAGGAGTGAGTAGTAGAGGCAAAGCCGGCCGCCCCAGACCAGCACGGGGCCCTCAAGAAGCGACGCCGCGAtgggggccgcggcggcggggcggcaggGGAGAAGGCGGACGCGGCGGCGCGCCTCAGCGAGGCCGGGCTCGGGAGGGAGGGGAGAAACGGGGTCCTCGCCGGCGGGAGCGAGCGGAGGGTGAAAGCGctgggcgccgcggcggcggcggctggggcgTGGAGGAGAAGCCGCGGTACGGACGGAGAGGGGAGCAGCGTTTTGGCAGAATGACGAAGGAGCGTTTTTGAAAACCAGTTGACAGCGGCGTGCGCCCCGGGAACAAAAGGCGGCCGTAGATGGAGAGCTAGGGCCTGTTCCTTCCGcaaaaaagcaaaaaaaaactATAAACGCAAAGATGCTAAAAGAGTCTTACTAATTTAAAAtattaaatgaagtctatttacaaaactttttgcatggatgggttgtaaatcacgagacgaatctaatgagcctacttaattcatgttttgcaacagtgatgctacagtaaacatccgctaattattgcttaatcatggattaattagcatcattagattcgtctcgtgatttacaacccatccatgcaaaaagttttgtaaatagactttatttagtacttcaaattggtaagattcctttgAAATTTTATCACGATTGTCCGAGGAGGACGGACGAAAGGAAGGGGGAGCGACGACCGTCGCAGGCGAGGGTGCAGACAATTGAAAGTTTTGTCTCCCTTAGCCCCTTTTTAAATAATAGAGAAAGATCGAAAATCAGGCTTTAAAGGTATAAAATATAAACTGAACTTTTTCCTTTAAATATTTATGTATCATGACCCATTACTGTAAGGAGACAAGTAGCGTCAATTATTACTCGAAACATATTTGGTATGGAACTATGGATTCTCCAAACTATTTCTCTCTGGAAATAGGAAATACCTACCATACCAAATGAGAGCTAATTATGGAGAGAAATAAGGGAATCCATACCAAACTATCTAGGGACTTCAGATGTCTCAGAAGAATCATAATTGGTTTCTCTCCATTTCTAGATTTATTAATAATAAAAGGTATTTCTCTATTCAACTACCAGCAAAGAAAATTACTAATCCCCAGCCCGACTCCTTTTCCCAATAAACTAAAGAAATGATCCACCGATCTTCTAAAACTTCTCTTTTTCTCTAATACTATACTCGTAGTTAATAAATACCTTTTATCACTACTACAGAATATGCCATTGCAAATGCTCCATCACCGTCGATGCGTTTCAAACCGACGGTGACAGTCTATCACCACGGTTCCTTTTGAAATAGTCATAATAATGAACATCACCACCGGTTCGTAATACAGTTCGACCATAGTGCTATAAAATATTATCATATTCGTAATACGATCTGACAGTAATGGCTACCATCATCACCGGCGGTGATGTATTCGCTATCTTTTTTATGCCTATCTCTTTATCTCTCCCACTCCTCTCCTTCTCAACTCTTATTTTCTCCCTATCTTATCTCTTccccggctgctgctgctcctctccTCCCGGCCGacacctcccctcccctcctcctcctctccgccaccttccctccccttccctcctcctcccccgccgccggctcccGTCCCCGTAACCGCATCCTCCGCCTCCGGCTGCCATCCCCGTCCCCGCTGCCGCCTACCTCCAATCGCAtcccccgccgccacctcccctcctcccccaccCCACGGCCGGTTTCCCTCCTTCCCACTCCTCCCGCGGCCCCTCATCTCCCTCGCGGCGGATGATCAAGCAGCGCGGGCGGAGCAGCTCGACTCGTGTGGCTCGGCGCCGGCGGAGCGGAGCGGCGTAGGCGAAGCAGAGCTGCGAGGCGCGGGGCAAAGCGGAGCAGCACAGCGCTGGCGAAGCGCGGGCGAccgcgcggcggcgctggcggagCGCAACAGCCGAGCCGTGCTGTTTTTTTTTGGGAAAACGGCATTACCGCCGGTTCTAGAGCCGGCGGTGATGGCTTCGACCCTAATCCAACGGCTCTCGGAACCGGCGGTGATGTCATTTTTGACCCGACGGCGATGACCCTATCTGCAGTAGTGTACCGTGGCACTTTCAAATACAGAGGAAGAGTTTAGCTTTCCCAATATGACTAGTGCGTGATTACGCATTCTCCAGGTAGATTGTTAATAATTACAGCAAGGAAAAATGTAACGGAAAAACATGAAACTTATGTGTAGTTGCCACATATCTAATTTGGTCTCTATTTCTAATATTCACGGATAAAATTCACAAATTTATTTTTCAAGATTCAGAAACGATGTTTCACACTTTCATTTTTTTACAAAGTATTGACCATGTAGGAAATTTACATATTTGCCTTCTAAAATTGCTAGCCCGTGCAGGCGCACAACGGGCTGACGAATTAGTTTGCTATTACAACATTCATTCATGCCCCCTTCCTAGCACCAGACTAATCCAAGTCCATAGCATTATCATCCTCGTCTTCAGCTCCCTTGCTTGCGCCAGTATCCTGTCCATCTTGAACACCACCAGATTGCATTTGCGTGTACAGTGCATCATACATCACGGTGACTCTGTCCTGCAGTTTGCAAGGCTACCGCATAGGGAACTCCCCTGGTCGTTTCAGGTTTTTCTTCACACCTGCTTCCAACAATAGAGCCTATGTGTTAGTGCAAAAGAGAAATGAGCCCATGCTTCACACCTGCATTTATGCCTAATCCTTCTCCCTAAAATGCTACCAAACATTAGCCCATCTAGGGGTTCACCATGTGTACTAATTCAACCATTGGCCAAATGCTGGTAAAGGAAACGAGGGATCACCTGGAGCCGCGTTGAAATATTTGGAGATCCTAGATTGCGTGTAAATAATGCCAATCTTCCTTTCTGCGTCAAACATGGCTACTTCCTGCAACTTTGAGATGCTCattgtcggaggatttctccagccgggtggcggagtgtACCCGTCTAATCCTAATTTAAGATGAGTCCGGGGGTAGTTAAGGAATGCTCGACctagaggcgtatgaacacgaGTAGCGTAcacgggtttagagtggttcaggccgcctaagcgtaatgccctacgtccactgtgtgatGTATTGTTTGTAAGTTTGGAGGAGGAACTGCTGACCCTACGTGAGTGTGTACCTTATCCCtctaacgtgcgcgctctcccttttatatgctcaaggggagcgcgtacactgagctgggccccgacaggtggacccgacgatatattaaataacgtacacattggagccttaaatgcctaCCTTAAATACCTCAGATCCGGAGATCTTCCTCATCGGTCTCCGTGCGTATCCTCCATCTGGATATGGTATTGTGCCGTCTTGCTGGCATAGGGCTACTGCCGCTGACATGCGTAGGGGGATCGTGCTGCAGGtgtagagtcagctcccgctgataggcgaaggggctatactgacctgccgagatgtagcctttgcgcactgtagcagcgcacattgtagccttcctgcagcaggtcataataactcttcgcccacgcgcgcggcgctgtgatgtgaccataCGTCCTAATATCCTGCGAACCGCCTCGGTAACTCGTGCGCCGCCTCGATAACTGTCGGGCTTACTGTGCTGTCAaccatacctgcccaacgtgtcagaggTCAGCGCCCATGCTCTGTCTTGGGTGCgtgcaccccaaccacccgcatttaatgcagtAGTTGGGCTAGCTTCTCGCAGAAGGCTGGtatccaccggacacgtggcggtgctggtttagcggccgcttcctcaggggcatgtggcggcaccggacccctccctGGTGGGGTGGGAGGTCCGGGCCTCCGGCTGGCCTAGGCGCtcaggccccctgggggtccCCCAAGACAatcccgcggtggtccgggcccATGGTAGCTGTTCCTGAGTACTTCGTCCTTGCGGGCACGTTGAGGCACCAGACCTGCTAGTACATAGGAGATGTTCGGAGACTGTGCCCCCAGTTGTCAGACCTGGGCCTTACGCCCTGTCGTCCAGAAGCTCAGTGCGAGGTTAAGGATAACCTCACACCCTCGGGCTGAATACTCCAGTAGGAGGTACCCTGTCTGTACTACCGACACTCATATCAATGGCCAGCACTAGTGCCTTTTTGTCCCGGATGTTGACCTGACCCATGATGTAAACAATGCGGCTGTCGCTCAAGCTCAGTGTAGGATGGTCTATGTAGAGCTTCCCCAAGCTT
The sequence above is drawn from the Panicum hallii strain FIL2 chromosome 7, PHallii_v3.1, whole genome shotgun sequence genome and encodes:
- the LOC112899089 gene encoding sialyltransferase-like protein 3, giving the protein MKRQWSHPSVALPLLVALLLLLTFRCSLRHAQAPSRGANAGGYGVDATLAELAAVDPAASAVLRDAEALLEGNLTRAPPEHRDAAVRGLRGWLGAQRFDPCVMAELVDLIKRPIDRYAGAARERGEGRRPYASCAVVGNSGVLLAREHGALIDGHDLVVRLNNAPAGEEGSWLARHVGARTGLAFLNSNVLSRCAARGGCQHCRAYGDRVPILTYMCSAAHFVEHAVCSAPAAGAAAAAPVIVTDPRLDALCARLVKYYSLRRFVRETGRPAAEWGARHEEGMFHYSSGMQAVVAAAGVCERVSVFGFGKDPGARHHYHTLQRGELDLHDYEAEYEFYRDLEARPEAIPFLRDSGFRLPPVVVYQ